Proteins encoded by one window of Streptomyces uncialis:
- the bldG gene encoding anti-sigma factor antagonist BldG, with amino-acid sequence MDLSLSTRTVGDRTVVEVGGEIDVYTAPKLREQLVELVNDGSFHLVVDMEGVDFLDSTGLGVLVGGLKRVRAHEGSLRLVCNQERILKIFRITGLTKVFPIHNSVEEAVAATD; translated from the coding sequence GTGGACCTGTCCCTGTCGACCCGTACCGTCGGCGATCGTACGGTCGTCGAGGTCGGTGGCGAAATCGATGTGTATACCGCGCCCAAGCTGCGGGAGCAGCTGGTCGAGCTGGTGAACGACGGCAGTTTCCACCTGGTCGTGGACATGGAGGGGGTCGACTTCCTCGACTCCACCGGACTCGGCGTGCTGGTGGGCGGCCTGAAGAGGGTGCGGGCCCACGAGGGCTCCCTGCGCCTGGTCTGCAACCAGGAGCGCATCCTGAAGATCTTCCGGATCACCGGTCTGACCAAGGTGTTCCCGATTCACAACTCGGTCGAGGAAGCCGTCGCCGCCACCGACTGA
- a CDS encoding ATP-binding protein: protein MATVELRFSALPEHVRTARLVAAAVARRAGVDEAVLDEVRLAVGEACTRAVGLHQSGGIDAPVEVRLIEEEKQFSIVVGDEAPRVGSASDASGESAESEDEMGLAVISGLVDDVEVTAGEAGGSIRMTWPTAAASAAG, encoded by the coding sequence ATGGCAACCGTCGAACTCCGCTTCAGCGCGCTGCCCGAGCATGTTCGGACCGCCAGGCTGGTCGCGGCGGCCGTCGCCCGGCGCGCCGGGGTGGACGAGGCCGTGCTGGACGAGGTGCGGCTCGCGGTGGGCGAGGCGTGCACCCGTGCGGTCGGACTTCATCAGAGCGGCGGGATCGACGCGCCCGTCGAGGTGCGGCTGATCGAGGAGGAGAAGCAGTTCTCCATCGTCGTCGGTGACGAGGCACCCCGGGTGGGTTCCGCTTCCGACGCCTCCGGTGAGAGTGCCGAGAGCGAGGACGAGATGGGTCTCGCGGTGATCAGCGGTCTCGTTGACGATGTCGAGGTCACCGCTGGTGAGGCGGGCGGATCGATCCGGATGACCTGGCCCACGGCCGCCGCCTCCGCGGCGGGCTGA
- a CDS encoding sodium-translocating pyrophosphatase, which produces MAELFTPLGNNHSTPLAAAVLTDENRLIIVVVAAVALAALVVAEVLVRQVLAASEGTDGMKRIAAAVQEGANAYLARQLRTLAVFAVAVFFLLLLLPADDWNQRAGRSVFFLIGAAFSAATGYIGMWLAVRSNVRVAAAAREATPREGEPEKDLTAVSHKAMKIAFRTGGVVGMFTVGLGLLGASCVVLVYAADAPKVLEGFGLGAALIAMFMRVGGGIFTKAADVGADLVGKVEKGIPEDDARNPATIADNVGDNVGDCAGMAADLFESYAVTLVAALILGKAAFGDAGLAFPLIVPAIGVVTAMIGIFAVAPRRNDRSGMSAINRGFFVSAVISLVLVGVAVLAYLPSSYADLEGVTDVAIQTRGGDPRVLALVAVAIGIVLAALIQQLTGYFTETGRRPVRDIVKTSLTGPATVILAGIAVGLESAVYTALLIGLGVYGAFLLGGASIMLALFAVALAGTGLLTTVGVIVAMDTFGPVSDNAQGIAEMSGDVDGAGAQVLTDLDAVGNTTKAITKGIAIATAVLAAAALFGSYRDAITTAAADVGEKVGDGGPLNLVMDISQPNNLVGLIAGAAVVFLFSGLAISAVSRSAGAVVHEVRRQFREHPGIMDYTEKPEYGRVVDICTRDALRELATPGLLAVLAPVAIGFTLGVGPLGAFLAGAIGTGTLMAVFLANSGGAWDNAKKLVEDGHLGGKGSEAHEATVIGDTVGDPFKDTAGPAINPLLKVMNLVALLIAPAVVGFGYGENESLAVRVLIAGSAFAVIIGSVYISKRRGIAVDGDDGGEGGGGVKRSAEPGDPAVVS; this is translated from the coding sequence ATGGCGGAGCTTTTCACCCCCCTGGGGAACAACCACTCCACCCCCCTCGCGGCGGCGGTCCTGACCGACGAGAACCGCCTCATCATCGTGGTCGTCGCGGCTGTCGCCCTGGCCGCGCTGGTGGTGGCGGAAGTCCTGGTGCGCCAGGTGCTCGCCGCGAGCGAGGGCACCGACGGCATGAAAAGGATCGCGGCGGCTGTACAAGAAGGCGCGAATGCCTATCTGGCCCGGCAGTTGCGCACACTCGCGGTTTTCGCGGTGGCCGTGTTCTTCCTGCTTCTGCTGCTTCCGGCGGACGACTGGAATCAGCGGGCGGGCCGCTCGGTGTTCTTCTTGATCGGTGCGGCGTTCTCGGCGGCCACCGGCTATATCGGTATGTGGCTCGCGGTGCGCAGCAATGTGCGGGTCGCGGCGGCGGCCCGGGAAGCCACGCCGAGGGAAGGCGAACCGGAAAAGGATCTCACCGCGGTATCGCACAAAGCGATGAAGATCGCTTTTCGTACCGGTGGTGTCGTCGGCATGTTCACGGTGGGGCTCGGGCTGCTCGGCGCCTCGTGTGTGGTGCTGGTGTACGCGGCCGACGCGCCGAAGGTGCTGGAGGGATTCGGACTCGGCGCCGCCCTGATCGCCATGTTCATGAGGGTCGGCGGCGGCATCTTCACCAAGGCCGCAGATGTGGGCGCCGACCTGGTCGGCAAGGTCGAGAAGGGCATCCCGGAGGACGACGCGCGCAATCCCGCGACCATCGCCGACAACGTGGGCGACAACGTCGGGGACTGCGCGGGGATGGCCGCGGACCTGTTCGAGTCGTACGCGGTGACCCTGGTCGCCGCGCTGATCCTCGGCAAGGCGGCCTTCGGTGACGCGGGGCTCGCGTTCCCGCTGATCGTGCCCGCGATCGGGGTCGTCACCGCGATGATCGGGATCTTCGCGGTGGCGCCCCGCCGCAACGACCGCAGCGGGATGTCCGCGATCAACCGGGGCTTCTTCGTCTCCGCGGTGATCTCCCTGGTCCTGGTCGGCGTGGCGGTGCTCGCGTATCTGCCGTCCTCGTACGCGGACCTGGAGGGCGTCACGGATGTGGCGATCCAGACCAGGGGCGGCGACCCGCGGGTGCTCGCCCTGGTCGCCGTGGCCATCGGTATCGTCCTCGCCGCGCTGATCCAGCAGCTCACCGGCTACTTCACCGAGACCGGCCGCCGTCCGGTCCGGGACATCGTCAAGACCTCCCTGACCGGCCCCGCCACCGTGATCCTGGCCGGGATCGCGGTCGGTCTGGAGTCGGCGGTGTACACCGCGCTGCTGATCGGGCTCGGGGTGTACGGGGCGTTCCTGCTCGGCGGCGCGTCGATCATGCTGGCCCTGTTCGCGGTCGCCCTGGCCGGTACGGGGCTGCTCACCACGGTCGGGGTCATCGTCGCCATGGACACCTTCGGTCCGGTCTCGGACAACGCGCAGGGCATCGCGGAGATGTCCGGGGACGTCGACGGCGCGGGCGCGCAGGTGCTCACGGACCTGGACGCCGTCGGCAACACCACCAAGGCGATCACCAAGGGCATCGCCATCGCCACGGCGGTCCTCGCGGCGGCGGCGCTCTTCGGCTCGTACCGGGACGCGATCACGACCGCGGCGGCGGACGTGGGGGAGAAGGTCGGGGACGGCGGTCCGCTGAACCTCGTCATGGACATCTCGCAGCCCAACAACCTCGTCGGGCTGATCGCGGGCGCGGCGGTGGTGTTCCTGTTCTCCGGGCTGGCGATCAGCGCGGTGTCGCGGTCGGCGGGCGCCGTGGTCCACGAGGTGCGCCGGCAGTTCCGCGAGCACCCCGGGATCATGGACTACACGGAGAAGCCCGAGTACGGCCGGGTGGTCGACATCTGCACCAGGGACGCGCTCAGGGAACTCGCGACCCCCGGGCTGCTCGCCGTCCTCGCGCCCGTCGCGATCGGTTTCACCCTCGGGGTGGGTCCGCTCGGGGCGTTCCTCGCGGGCGCGATCGGCACGGGCACGCTGATGGCGGTGTTCCTCGCCAACTCCGGCGGGGCGTGGGACAACGCCAAGAAGCTCGTCGAGGACGGGCACCTCGGCGGCAAGGGGAGCGAGGCGCACGAGGCGACCGTGATCGGTGACACGGTCGGTGACCCGTTCAAGGACACGGCGGGTCCCGCCATCAACCCGCTGCTGAAGGTGATGAACCTGGTGGCGCTGCTCATCGCCCCGGCGGTGGTCGGTTTCGGCTACGGCGAGAACGAGAGCCTGGCGGTGCGCGTGCTGATCGCCGGGTCGGCGTTCGCGGTGATCATCGGGTCCGTCTACATCTCCAAACGGCGGGGCATCGCCGTGGACGGGGACGACGGCGGCGAGGGCGGCGGAGGAGTGAAACGCTCGGCCGAACCAGGAGATCCGGCGGTGGTGTCCTGA
- a CDS encoding small secreted protein, with the protein MNKKLAVALSGGAVLVLALSGCGDDGNEKLDSWAKTVCDSVEPQSKKIASANTAIQAQTADNSKPEDVKSTDSKAFQDMSDAYKAIGAAVQKAGAPPVDDGETKQQNAVKELNGISAAYAGLKKQVDALDTDDQGKFASGLDNIAGELIKLGQSGNNALKTLEEGDVGKAMQKQEGCKNAGASPAAASG; encoded by the coding sequence GTGAACAAGAAGCTCGCTGTCGCACTGTCCGGCGGTGCGGTACTCGTACTGGCTCTGTCGGGATGCGGTGACGACGGCAACGAGAAGCTCGATTCCTGGGCCAAGACCGTCTGCGACTCCGTCGAGCCGCAGTCCAAGAAGATCGCGAGCGCCAATACCGCGATCCAGGCGCAGACCGCGGACAACAGCAAGCCGGAGGACGTCAAGTCCACCGACTCCAAGGCGTTCCAGGACATGTCCGACGCGTACAAGGCGATCGGCGCCGCCGTGCAGAAGGCCGGCGCCCCGCCGGTCGACGACGGTGAGACCAAGCAGCAGAACGCGGTGAAGGAGCTGAACGGGATCTCCGCGGCCTACGCCGGGCTCAAGAAGCAGGTCGACGCGCTCGACACCGACGACCAGGGCAAGTTCGCCAGCGGTCTCGACAACATCGCCGGTGAGCTGATCAAGCTCGGCCAGAGCGGGAACAACGCGCTGAAGACGCTGGAGGAGGGTGACGTGGGGAAGGCCATGCAGAAGCAGGAGGGCTGCAAGAACGCGGGCGCCTCCCCGGCGGCGGCCAGCGGCTGA
- a CDS encoding DUF7059 domain-containing protein, translating to MSSVSPASSAPGGPDGAEGSGGGSGTAGALREALLAADFTADGLLELLGASAYAALARGETVPALRATRGDGALEALVRLLLLQQPVPRARVASVLPVARCVTDGWLAEVGGDEVAARVDVRPYGGPDGEDWFIVSDLGCAVGGAGGATGADGGTADEGVVLGVGGASTTLAGITVRTPVESALDLGSGCGIQALHAARHATRVTATDLNPRALHITALTLALSGVPAPELLEGSLFEPVGERRFDLIVSNPPFVISPGARLTYRDGGLSGDDLCRNLVQQAGERLNPGGYAQFLANWQHVDGEDWTERLRSWVPRGCDAWIVQREVQDIAQYAELWLRDAGDHRGDPAAYAARYDAWLDEFEARGTRSVGFGWITLRRTDAARPSVTVEEWPHPVEQPLGDTVRAHFARQDYLRGRDDAALLAERFRLADEVVQEQVGLPGAEDPEHVVLRQNRGMRRAARVDTVAAGFAGVCDGTLSAARILDAIAQLLGEDPVVLRSRTPEQIRSLVEQGFLEPVQA from the coding sequence GTGTCCTCGGTGTCCCCCGCGTCCTCCGCTCCCGGCGGTCCTGACGGTGCCGAAGGTTCCGGCGGGGGTTCCGGTACGGCCGGGGCGCTCAGGGAGGCGCTGCTGGCGGCCGACTTCACCGCCGACGGGCTGCTCGAACTGCTCGGGGCGTCCGCGTACGCCGCGCTGGCCCGGGGCGAGACCGTTCCCGCGCTGCGGGCCACCCGGGGGGACGGCGCCCTGGAGGCGCTCGTCCGGCTGCTGTTGCTCCAGCAGCCGGTGCCCCGCGCCCGGGTCGCGTCCGTGCTGCCGGTCGCGCGCTGTGTGACGGACGGCTGGCTGGCCGAGGTCGGCGGCGACGAGGTCGCCGCCCGGGTCGACGTACGGCCGTACGGCGGGCCGGACGGCGAGGACTGGTTCATCGTCTCGGACCTCGGATGCGCGGTCGGCGGCGCGGGCGGCGCGACCGGGGCGGACGGCGGTACGGCCGACGAGGGGGTCGTGCTGGGTGTGGGCGGCGCGTCCACGACCCTCGCGGGCATCACCGTACGGACGCCCGTCGAATCCGCGCTCGACCTCGGCAGCGGCTGCGGCATCCAGGCGCTGCACGCGGCCCGGCACGCCACCCGGGTCACCGCGACCGACCTCAACCCGCGGGCCCTGCACATCACCGCCCTCACCCTGGCGCTCTCCGGGGTCCCCGCCCCGGAGTTGCTGGAGGGTTCGCTGTTCGAGCCGGTGGGCGAGCGGCGCTTCGACCTGATCGTCTCCAACCCGCCGTTCGTGATCTCGCCGGGCGCCAGGCTCACTTACCGTGACGGCGGTCTGAGCGGCGACGACCTGTGCCGGAACCTCGTCCAGCAGGCCGGGGAACGGCTGAACCCGGGCGGCTACGCACAGTTTCTCGCCAATTGGCAGCACGTCGACGGCGAGGACTGGACGGAGCGGCTCCGCTCCTGGGTGCCGCGCGGCTGCGACGCCTGGATCGTGCAGCGCGAGGTCCAGGACATCGCCCAGTACGCGGAACTGTGGCTGCGGGACGCGGGCGACCACCGCGGTGACCCGGCCGCCTACGCCGCCCGGTACGACGCGTGGCTGGACGAGTTCGAGGCGCGCGGGACCAGGTCCGTCGGCTTCGGCTGGATCACCCTGCGCCGGACGGACGCGGCGCGGCCGTCGGTGACCGTCGAGGAGTGGCCGCACCCCGTCGAGCAGCCGCTCGGGGACACCGTCCGCGCGCACTTCGCCCGGCAGGACTATCTGCGCGGCCGGGACGACGCGGCGCTGCTGGCCGAGCGTTTCCGGCTCGCGGACGAGGTGGTGCAGGAGCAGGTCGGACTGCCCGGCGCGGAGGACCCCGAGCATGTCGTGCTGCGGCAGAACCGGGGCATGCGCCGTGCCGCCCGCGTCGACACGGTCGCCGCCGGGTTCGCCGGGGTGTGCGACGGCACGCTGAGTGCCGCCCGCATCCTCGACGCCATCGCGCAGCTGCTCGGTGAGGATCCGGTGGTGCTGCGCTCGCGGACCCCGGAGCAGATCCGTTCCCTGGTGGAGCAGGGATTCCTGGAGCCCGTCCAGGCGTGA
- the topA gene encoding type I DNA topoisomerase — protein sequence MSPTSEAAHGGRRLVIVESPAKAKTIKGYLGPGYVVEASVGHIRDLPSGAAEVPEKYTGEVRRLGVDVEHDFQPIYVVNADKKAQVKKLKELLSESDELFLATDEDREGEAIAWHLQEVLKPKIPVHRMVFHEITKDAIRDAVANPRELNKKLVDAQETRRILDRLYGYEVSPVLWKKVMPRLSAGRVQSVATRLVVERERERIAFRSAEYWDLTGTFGTGRAGDASDPAALVARLTAVDGRRIAQGRDFDSLGQIKGANTLHLDEGQARALAAALENTRFSVRSVESKPYRRSPYAPFRTTTLQQEASRKLGFGAKATMQVAQKLYENGFITYMRTDSTTLSDTAVRAARAQVTQLYGADYLPDKPRTYAGKVKNAQEAHEAIRPSGDRFRTPAETGLTGDQFRLYELIWKRTVASQMKDAVGNSVTVKIGGTAADGRDTEFSASGKTITFHGFLKAYVEGADDPNAELDDRERRLPQVGEGDPLSADAMSVDGHSTKAPARYTEASLVKELEEREIGRPSTYASIIGTILDRGYVFKKGTALVPSFLSFAVVNLLEKHFGRLVDYDFTARMEDDLDRIASGEAQAVPWLRRFYFGEGGPGDGAGAAADAGNGDGDHLGGLKELVTDLGAIDAREVSSFPVGDGIVLRVGRYGPYIERGEKDSEGHQRADVPEDLAPDELTVAFAEELLAKPSGDFELGADPVSGHQIIARDGRYGPYVTEVLPEGTPKTGKNAVKPRTASLFKSMALDTVTLDDALKLMSLPRVVGKDAEGVEITAQNGRYGPYLKKGTDSRSLTSEDQLFTITLDESLAIYAQPKQRGRAAAKPPLKELGEDPVSGKPVVVKDGRFGPYVTDGETNATLRSGDSVEEITPERGYELLAEKRAKSPAKKTAKKAPAKKAPAKKTAAKKTATATAAKKTTTAKKATAKKAPAKKASATKTAGPDA from the coding sequence TTGTCCCCGACCAGCGAGGCCGCACATGGCGGTCGCCGACTCGTGATCGTCGAGTCGCCTGCCAAGGCGAAGACGATCAAGGGCTATCTCGGCCCCGGCTACGTCGTCGAAGCGAGCGTCGGACACATCCGCGACCTTCCGAGCGGAGCCGCCGAGGTCCCCGAGAAGTACACCGGTGAGGTGCGCCGACTCGGGGTGGACGTCGAACACGACTTCCAGCCGATCTATGTCGTCAACGCCGACAAGAAGGCCCAGGTCAAGAAGCTCAAGGAGCTGCTCAGCGAGTCCGACGAGCTCTTCCTCGCCACCGATGAGGACCGCGAGGGCGAAGCCATCGCGTGGCACCTCCAGGAAGTGCTCAAGCCCAAGATCCCCGTCCACCGGATGGTCTTCCACGAGATCACCAAGGACGCGATCCGCGACGCCGTCGCCAACCCGCGCGAGCTGAACAAGAAGCTCGTGGACGCCCAGGAGACCCGCCGCATCCTCGACCGCCTCTACGGCTACGAGGTCTCGCCGGTCCTGTGGAAGAAGGTCATGCCGAGGCTGTCGGCGGGCCGTGTCCAGTCCGTCGCCACCCGGCTGGTGGTCGAGCGGGAACGCGAGCGCATCGCCTTCCGTTCGGCCGAGTACTGGGACCTGACGGGCACCTTCGGCACCGGCCGCGCCGGTGACGCCTCCGATCCCGCGGCGCTGGTCGCCCGGCTCACCGCCGTCGACGGACGCCGGATCGCGCAGGGCCGCGACTTCGACTCCCTCGGGCAGATCAAGGGCGCGAACACCCTCCACCTCGACGAGGGACAGGCCCGCGCGCTCGCCGCGGCCCTGGAGAACACCCGTTTCTCCGTCCGCTCCGTCGAGTCCAAGCCGTACCGCCGCTCGCCGTACGCGCCGTTCCGCACCACGACCCTCCAGCAGGAGGCGAGCCGCAAGCTCGGCTTCGGCGCGAAGGCCACGATGCAGGTCGCGCAGAAGCTGTACGAGAACGGCTTCATCACCTATATGCGTACGGACTCCACGACGCTGAGCGACACGGCGGTCCGCGCCGCCCGCGCCCAGGTCACCCAGCTGTACGGCGCCGACTACCTGCCCGACAAGCCCCGCACGTACGCCGGGAAGGTCAAGAACGCGCAGGAGGCGCACGAGGCGATCCGCCCGTCGGGTGATCGTTTCCGCACCCCCGCGGAGACCGGTCTCACCGGTGACCAGTTCCGGCTCTACGAGCTGATCTGGAAGCGGACCGTCGCCTCCCAGATGAAGGACGCGGTCGGCAACTCGGTCACCGTCAAGATCGGCGGCACCGCCGCCGACGGCCGGGACACCGAGTTCTCCGCCTCCGGCAAGACGATCACCTTCCACGGCTTCCTGAAGGCGTACGTCGAAGGCGCCGACGACCCGAACGCCGAGCTGGACGACCGCGAGCGCAGGCTTCCGCAGGTCGGCGAGGGCGACCCGCTGTCCGCCGACGCGATGTCCGTCGACGGTCACTCCACCAAGGCGCCCGCCCGCTACACCGAGGCCAGCCTCGTCAAGGAGCTGGAGGAGCGCGAGATCGGCCGCCCCTCCACGTACGCGTCGATCATCGGCACGATCCTCGACCGCGGCTATGTCTTCAAGAAGGGCACCGCGCTCGTCCCGTCCTTCCTGTCCTTCGCCGTGGTCAATCTGCTGGAGAAGCACTTCGGGCGGCTCGTCGACTACGACTTCACCGCCCGGATGGAGGACGACCTCGACCGTATCGCCAGCGGTGAGGCCCAGGCCGTGCCGTGGCTGCGCCGGTTCTACTTCGGCGAGGGCGGCCCCGGCGACGGCGCGGGCGCCGCGGCCGACGCGGGCAACGGCGACGGCGACCACCTCGGCGGACTCAAGGAACTCGTCACCGACCTGGGCGCCATCGACGCCCGCGAGGTGTCGTCGTTCCCCGTCGGGGACGGCATCGTGCTGCGCGTGGGCCGCTACGGCCCCTACATCGAGCGCGGCGAGAAGGACTCCGAGGGCCACCAGCGCGCGGACGTCCCCGAGGACCTCGCGCCCGACGAACTGACCGTCGCCTTCGCGGAGGAACTGCTCGCCAAGCCGAGCGGGGACTTCGAGCTGGGCGCCGACCCGGTCAGCGGCCACCAGATCATCGCCAGGGACGGCCGCTACGGCCCGTACGTCACCGAGGTGCTGCCCGAGGGCACACCGAAGACCGGCAAGAACGCGGTCAAGCCGCGGACGGCCTCGCTCTTCAAGTCGATGGCCCTGGACACCGTCACCCTGGACGACGCGCTCAAGCTCATGTCGCTGCCGCGCGTCGTGGGCAAGGACGCCGAGGGCGTCGAGATCACCGCGCAGAACGGCCGCTACGGCCCGTATCTGAAGAAGGGCACCGACTCGCGGTCGCTGACCAGCGAGGACCAGCTCTTCACCATCACCCTGGACGAGTCCCTCGCCATCTACGCGCAGCCCAAGCAGCGCGGGCGGGCCGCGGCCAAGCCGCCGCTGAAGGAACTCGGCGAGGACCCGGTCAGCGGCAAGCCCGTCGTGGTGAAGGACGGCCGCTTCGGCCCGTACGTCACCGACGGCGAGACCAACGCGACGCTGCGCTCCGGTGACAGCGTCGAGGAGATCACGCCCGAGCGGGGCTACGAGCTGCTCGCCGAGAAGCGGGCCAAGAGCCCCGCCAAGAAGACGGCGAAGAAGGCACCCGCCAAGAAGGCGCCGGCCAAGAAGACCGCGGCCAAGAAGACGGCCACGGCCACGGCCGCGAAGAAGACGACCACGGCGAAGAAGGCCACGGCCAAGAAGGCGCCCGCGAAGAAGGCGTCCGCGACGAAGACCGCGGGCCCGGACGCCTGA